A stretch of the Sphingobacterium thalpophilum genome encodes the following:
- a CDS encoding LuxR C-terminal-related transcriptional regulator, translated as MKKQQHLLAELWESYPNAIASQQLVSKNVPFGKYLAETLAIGPFYYYVINISDYTIHDIHDNLLKLHGSQCYPTTVKEIIDYIHPDDKDFVYEAEKATLSKMEEMGLGIIGKLYRTSYCFRMKIASGHYHLFHHQGIHLSQDQEGRITTALNIHTDINHITAVNNKIVLVKALGERNYHQLALSTAHNEAKLPKFSKREMEVLNLLAQGLTSIQIAEKLFISPFTVQVHRKNLLKKTKTSSSGCLIKKSIEFGLL; from the coding sequence ATGAAAAAACAGCAACATCTCCTTGCCGAGCTCTGGGAAAGCTATCCCAATGCTATTGCCAGTCAGCAATTGGTTTCTAAAAACGTACCCTTTGGCAAATACCTAGCTGAGACGCTGGCGATAGGCCCGTTTTATTACTATGTCATCAATATTTCCGATTATACTATTCATGATATCCACGACAATCTACTTAAGTTACATGGAAGCCAATGCTACCCAACCACTGTAAAGGAGATTATCGATTATATTCATCCCGATGATAAGGATTTTGTTTATGAAGCAGAAAAAGCCACCTTATCAAAAATGGAAGAGATGGGCTTGGGAATCATCGGCAAATTGTACCGTACATCATACTGCTTCCGCATGAAAATTGCATCTGGCCACTACCACCTTTTCCATCATCAAGGTATTCATCTGAGTCAAGATCAAGAAGGCCGCATTACCACGGCCCTTAATATTCATACAGATATAAACCACATAACAGCCGTTAACAATAAAATTGTTCTTGTAAAAGCATTAGGCGAGAGGAATTACCATCAGTTGGCGCTCTCAACAGCGCATAACGAAGCTAAGCTCCCAAAATTTTCAAAACGTGAAATGGAAGTCCTCAATTTACTCGCTCAGGGACTTACAAGTATACAAATAGCCGAGAAATTATTTATTTCCCCTTTCACCGTACAAGTGCATCGAAAAAATCTACTCAAGAAAACGAAAACCTCCAGCAGTGGATGCCTGATCAAAAAAAGTATTGAGTTTGGCCTATTATAA
- the porN gene encoding type IX secretion system ring protein PorN/GldN, with amino-acid sequence MNRKILTTVALAFVAGSLFAQQETTIDTVPPQQDTLNKVISAAPVASGEIIQDTIPTSDGFYQANSMEDAVPFAYPEVNKKNIRFYKRVWRDIDLKDEKNNILGIPGNSLMEVIMKAIEKGKLSLYSPDDDSFKARLNAQEGMARFADSVLVPIFDGEGNQIDSKMTLNEFDPSRVTKFRVKEDIFFDKQRSRLETRIIGVAPLMNITTSAELAESVGSTPAFWLYFPQLRYSLVQVDISDPDKGLYDMTMDDFFVQNKFASTIVRESSPGMLQNVKETENGGQLLDGRKVEEKLEAYKKKLWSNPKGVKAEELENNQSIKEKQEVQTKEETAEEEKL; translated from the coding sequence ATGAATAGGAAAATATTGACAACAGTGGCTTTAGCGTTTGTAGCTGGATCGTTGTTCGCTCAGCAGGAAACAACCATTGACACCGTTCCTCCTCAACAGGATACATTGAATAAGGTTATCTCAGCAGCGCCGGTCGCTAGTGGTGAAATAATTCAGGATACGATACCGACCTCAGATGGCTTTTATCAGGCCAATAGCATGGAGGATGCGGTACCTTTTGCGTACCCAGAGGTGAATAAAAAGAATATCCGTTTTTATAAGCGGGTATGGCGGGATATCGATCTGAAAGATGAAAAGAATAATATCTTGGGCATCCCCGGTAACTCATTGATGGAAGTGATCATGAAAGCGATTGAAAAGGGAAAACTTTCCCTCTATAGCCCTGATGACGATTCCTTTAAGGCAAGATTGAATGCACAGGAGGGTATGGCCCGTTTTGCGGATAGTGTACTGGTGCCGATCTTCGACGGTGAGGGTAATCAGATTGATTCCAAAATGACATTGAACGAGTTTGACCCGAGCCGGGTAACGAAGTTCCGTGTTAAAGAAGATATTTTCTTTGACAAGCAGCGTAGCCGCTTGGAAACACGTATCATTGGTGTGGCTCCTTTGATGAACATTACGACATCTGCGGAGCTGGCGGAATCTGTCGGCTCGACACCTGCCTTCTGGCTTTATTTCCCGCAATTGCGCTATAGTTTGGTACAGGTGGATATCTCTGATCCGGACAAAGGTCTTTACGATATGACCATGGACGATTTCTTTGTGCAAAATAAGTTTGCCAGTACCATTGTCCGTGAATCGTCCCCAGGAATGTTGCAGAATGTGAAGGAGACAGAGAATGGCGGGCAGCTATTGGACGGCCGAAAAGTGGAAGAGAAGTTGGAAGCCTACAAAAAGAAATTGTGGAGCAATCCAAAAGGTGTAAAAGCTGAAGAACTTGAAAACAATCAATCGATAAAAGAGAAACAGGAGGTTCAAACCAAGGAAGAGACGGCAGAAGAAGAAAAACTATAA
- a CDS encoding LuxR C-terminal-related transcriptional regulator produces MSNQEHKLTPIWGKYPDIFSSDDSDMDAAAILDLISEIFLTGDYYYYLINICTQSLSHQHPNIIHIHGLEIVPTGLQEIIDLIHPDDIPFVLSAEEICYAKIKEIGVEHLKSLKSCYCFRMLVSDGSYRLFHHQRITLISDSENKMVSSLNIHTDISHLSVKNNYIATVMGINGRHDFYQVDLAEKLGKSDSKCILTKREIELLPYIAQGKSSIEIAKALKLSQLTVRVHRKNILRKTNTCNSSSLIKRCIELGLLFYTQIIDIGLITVL; encoded by the coding sequence ATGAGCAACCAAGAACATAAACTGACACCCATTTGGGGAAAATATCCCGATATTTTCTCCTCCGATGATTCTGATATGGACGCAGCGGCAATACTCGATCTCATTTCAGAAATATTCCTTACGGGCGATTACTATTACTATCTTATCAATATCTGCACACAGAGCCTAAGTCACCAACATCCCAATATAATCCATATACACGGCCTCGAAATCGTACCTACAGGGCTTCAGGAAATTATCGATCTGATCCATCCCGATGATATTCCTTTTGTCCTCAGTGCCGAAGAAATCTGTTATGCTAAAATCAAAGAAATCGGAGTAGAGCATCTTAAATCCTTAAAATCATGTTATTGTTTCCGCATGCTTGTTTCCGATGGATCTTACAGACTATTTCATCATCAGCGCATTACCCTTATTTCGGATAGCGAGAACAAAATGGTGAGCAGTCTCAATATTCATACAGATATCTCCCATTTGTCAGTGAAGAATAACTATATCGCCACGGTTATGGGCATCAATGGACGTCATGATTTCTATCAAGTTGATCTAGCAGAGAAACTTGGAAAGAGTGACAGCAAATGCATCTTGACCAAACGAGAAATCGAACTTCTTCCCTATATTGCTCAGGGAAAATCCAGTATCGAGATTGCCAAAGCGCTTAAGCTATCCCAATTAACTGTTCGGGTGCATCGAAAAAATATACTACGCAAAACCAATACATGCAACAGCAGCTCATTAATCAAACGATGTATAGAGCTTGGACTACTTTTCTATACCCAAATTATCGATATCGGACTGATTACCGTTCTTTAG
- the porK gene encoding type IX secretion system lipoprotein PorK/GldK, which produces MNIYKKAFTNRALGAIALAVLIGFSACKSNSALYQAPKVNAFRGGKLPAPPGMVYIPSGTILFKGSLDSGNVGKNVSLSAFFIDEAEVTNKQYREFVNWVADSVAVTDYLQDDQYFLDIAGEEVGQKRINWAKVKKISPIWKSNDPSIQERIAPMLEMRGNRRALNPEVIKYRFSYLQSKGNLKKSYVTDTVAVMPVEDIWSKDFPNAQMASLDANYFTHPSFDYYPVVGVTWRQARAFTDWRAGQMAATVLKNSYLNGYQLSLSLPTEAQWQYAASGKLDPQDTIAGSRMTIDGAEGKKKLAVNFKQGEGTYSRDGATFTLPVKSYMPNAFGVYNMAGNVSEWTLDAYSPSAVVFVNDLNPALLYDADPKDGDALKRKVVRGGSWKDNGEQLNSETRNYSVDYEPHSYIGFRCVMSAFEMPTVQSKTRKY; this is translated from the coding sequence CGTTTCGCGGGGGTAAGTTGCCTGCGCCTCCGGGCATGGTTTATATTCCTTCGGGTACAATACTCTTTAAGGGATCTTTGGATAGCGGTAATGTGGGCAAGAATGTGAGTTTGAGTGCTTTCTTTATTGATGAAGCGGAAGTGACCAACAAGCAGTACCGTGAATTTGTGAATTGGGTGGCCGACTCTGTCGCCGTAACGGATTACCTGCAGGATGACCAGTATTTTCTGGATATTGCAGGCGAAGAGGTTGGACAGAAACGCATCAACTGGGCGAAAGTGAAAAAGATATCGCCAATATGGAAAAGCAATGATCCTAGCATCCAAGAGCGCATCGCGCCGATGCTCGAAATGCGTGGAAATAGACGGGCATTGAATCCGGAGGTCATCAAATATCGTTTCTCCTATTTGCAATCAAAAGGGAATCTAAAAAAGTCATATGTAACGGATACGGTAGCGGTAATGCCTGTAGAGGATATCTGGAGTAAAGACTTTCCAAATGCTCAGATGGCTTCTTTGGATGCCAATTATTTTACACACCCTTCTTTTGATTACTATCCTGTAGTGGGAGTGACCTGGAGACAGGCACGTGCTTTTACTGATTGGCGTGCTGGCCAAATGGCAGCGACGGTATTGAAAAACTCCTATCTGAACGGTTATCAGCTCAGCTTAAGTTTGCCTACAGAAGCACAATGGCAATATGCGGCTTCCGGCAAACTGGATCCGCAGGATACGATTGCCGGTTCACGGATGACAATTGATGGCGCAGAGGGCAAAAAGAAACTGGCGGTGAATTTTAAACAAGGCGAAGGTACCTACTCGCGTGATGGAGCTACATTTACCCTTCCGGTCAAGTCCTATATGCCGAATGCGTTTGGGGTGTATAACATGGCGGGTAATGTGTCCGAATGGACCCTGGATGCCTATAGCCCTTCGGCTGTGGTATTTGTGAATGACTTGAACCCAGCGCTGTTATACGACGCTGATCCCAAGGATGGGGATGCATTGAAACGTAAAGTGGTGCGCGGTGGTTCTTGGAAAGATAATGGTGAGCAGCTCAACAGTGAGACCCGTAATTATTCGGTGGATTACGAACCGCATTCGTATATCGGTTTTCGCTGCGTGATGTCGGCCTTTGAAATGCCAACGGTGCAAAGTAAAACTCGTAAATATTAA